A stretch of the Streptosporangium sp. NBC_01755 genome encodes the following:
- a CDS encoding AAA family ATPase, with product MKSPPPPPTFEGLRAPGSGPTDPHPDKRKKMPFWDRIKFLLILTIIYFILVWSEMASFEGIMTFQDAMITTAVAAPWIFWFLGAEFLRQLHFFVSERSAGYNRFWTRGVFGGFESWTHRRFSDWNRFRMARAIKWLFWIAVLALILGEVLDTSPALALFQAPALLWQALPYVAQLAFAFFFIAFQFIGLFWLLSRGGVETYFPDDIKTRFTDVWGQDHVVERVKENIVFLERPDAIEERGGYVPSGLLLWGPPGTGKTLMAEAVAGETGKPYVFVDPGAFVNMFMGIGILKVKSLFRKLRKLSLRYGGVIVFFDEADSLGRRGSLAQQGPRGGPGFSPHAAGCHGFGYLSEDTRWLLTRNGAAEQQEPDTGRSRFMMGGMGGGGGDPGTLQALLTELSGLKKPRGIVNRHVRRLFGMRPKPPPKYRILVMMATNMPNSLDEALLRPGRIDRIYKVGYPSKAGRVRTYRGYFDKVDHELTDEQLDKLATITPYATGATIKDLVNESLITAIRDGREIITWSDVTRAKRLKQLGPPEDVEYIERERHAVAVHEACHAVAAYRTRYHLEIDIATIEKGADYLGMVASIKPEDQFTRWKSEHEADIMVSLASLAGERMFFGEDNSSGVSGDLFSATYLTALMEAHWGMGRGVTSVPALQELEIMGGKSMPKPGGGGIGFTKAPGGGQPPAPDVLGERIEFNLVRLLERTEELLREHRRDVLCLAHALETHKTLNGEDVVAILERRQGPLVDGSVYLSDDFYTEIEEYHLEAARAHREHSHVSRTLPVPTVLLRLEPAAAVVQGAVLTGNGHGSIMSAAPASAVMAEPDFVPWGDDGPVPRPSPPPPVPFPPPPPPPVVPAPRGGRLRVVLLVAAGLAALAAFTLLGVYTLNGGTLATGGAGSPETGMFTVVFVAAVAAIVGAGIVAAVTRGSQAARARAEAQRDSAVERAQLLAAAMDPEVAMRVLGYKGTDERPLR from the coding sequence ATGAAGTCACCTCCGCCGCCCCCCACCTTCGAAGGACTGCGGGCCCCCGGCTCAGGTCCGACGGACCCGCATCCCGACAAACGCAAGAAGATGCCGTTCTGGGACCGGATCAAATTCCTCCTCATCCTGACAATCATCTACTTCATCCTGGTATGGAGCGAGATGGCCTCATTCGAGGGCATCATGACGTTCCAGGATGCGATGATCACCACCGCTGTCGCGGCGCCGTGGATCTTCTGGTTCCTGGGGGCCGAGTTCCTGCGCCAGCTCCACTTCTTCGTCAGCGAGCGCTCCGCCGGATACAACCGGTTCTGGACGCGCGGTGTGTTCGGCGGCTTCGAGAGCTGGACCCACCGCCGCTTCTCCGACTGGAACCGCTTCAGGATGGCGCGTGCCATCAAGTGGCTGTTCTGGATCGCGGTGCTCGCCCTCATCCTGGGCGAGGTGCTGGACACCTCTCCCGCGCTCGCGCTGTTCCAGGCGCCCGCGTTGCTCTGGCAGGCGCTGCCGTACGTGGCACAGCTCGCCTTCGCGTTCTTCTTCATCGCCTTCCAGTTCATCGGCCTGTTCTGGCTGCTGTCGCGGGGCGGTGTGGAGACCTACTTCCCCGACGACATCAAGACCCGCTTCACCGACGTCTGGGGACAGGACCACGTCGTCGAGCGGGTCAAGGAGAACATCGTCTTCCTGGAGCGGCCGGACGCGATCGAGGAGCGCGGTGGCTACGTGCCCAGCGGCCTGCTGCTGTGGGGCCCGCCGGGCACCGGCAAGACCCTGATGGCCGAGGCCGTGGCGGGGGAGACCGGCAAGCCGTACGTGTTCGTCGACCCCGGCGCGTTCGTCAACATGTTCATGGGCATCGGCATCCTGAAGGTGAAGTCGCTGTTCAGGAAGCTCCGCAAGCTGTCGCTGCGGTATGGGGGCGTGATCGTCTTCTTCGACGAGGCCGACTCCCTCGGACGGCGTGGCTCGCTGGCGCAGCAGGGGCCCAGGGGTGGCCCCGGATTCTCCCCGCACGCCGCAGGATGCCATGGATTCGGCTACCTCAGCGAGGACACCCGCTGGTTGCTGACCCGCAACGGCGCGGCGGAACAGCAGGAGCCGGACACCGGCCGCAGCCGCTTCATGATGGGCGGTATGGGCGGCGGAGGCGGCGACCCGGGCACGCTGCAGGCGCTGCTCACCGAGCTGTCGGGCCTGAAGAAGCCGCGAGGCATCGTCAACCGGCACGTGCGAAGGCTCTTCGGCATGCGGCCAAAGCCGCCGCCGAAGTACCGGATCCTGGTCATGATGGCCACCAACATGCCCAACTCGCTGGACGAGGCGCTGCTGCGGCCGGGCCGTATCGACCGCATCTACAAGGTGGGCTACCCGTCGAAGGCGGGCCGGGTCCGCACCTACCGGGGCTACTTCGACAAGGTCGACCACGAGCTGACCGACGAGCAGCTGGACAAGCTGGCGACGATCACGCCCTACGCCACCGGTGCCACGATCAAGGACCTGGTGAACGAGTCGTTGATCACCGCGATCCGTGACGGCCGGGAGATCATCACCTGGTCGGACGTGACCAGGGCCAAACGGCTCAAGCAGCTCGGGCCGCCCGAGGACGTGGAGTACATCGAGCGCGAACGGCACGCGGTCGCCGTGCACGAGGCATGCCACGCCGTGGCGGCCTACCGCACCCGCTACCACCTCGAGATCGACATCGCCACGATCGAGAAGGGCGCCGACTATCTCGGCATGGTCGCGAGCATCAAGCCCGAGGACCAGTTCACCCGCTGGAAGTCCGAGCACGAGGCCGACATCATGGTCTCGCTCGCCTCGCTGGCGGGGGAGCGGATGTTCTTCGGCGAGGACAACTCCTCCGGCGTCTCGGGTGACCTGTTCTCCGCGACGTACCTCACCGCGCTGATGGAGGCGCACTGGGGCATGGGGCGTGGGGTGACCTCGGTGCCCGCGCTGCAGGAGTTGGAGATCATGGGGGGCAAGTCGATGCCCAAGCCCGGTGGCGGGGGCATCGGTTTCACCAAGGCGCCGGGCGGCGGGCAGCCGCCGGCCCCCGACGTGCTGGGTGAGCGCATCGAGTTCAACCTGGTGCGCCTGCTGGAGAGGACCGAGGAACTGCTGCGGGAGCACCGGAGAGACGTCCTGTGCCTGGCCCACGCGCTGGAGACGCACAAGACGCTCAACGGTGAGGACGTGGTCGCGATCCTGGAGCGGAGGCAGGGGCCGCTGGTCGACGGCTCGGTCTATCTCTCGGACGACTTCTACACCGAGATCGAGGAGTATCACCTGGAGGCGGCGCGGGCGCATCGCGAGCACAGCCACGTGTCACGCACCCTTCCCGTCCCGACGGTCCTGCTCCGGCTCGAACCCGCCGCCGCGGTCGTCCAGGGGGCGGTGCTCACGGGCAACGGCCACGGCTCCATAATGTCGGCCGCGCCGGCCTCGGCGGTCATGGCCGAGCCGGACTTCGTACCGTGGGGTGACGACGGTCCGGTGCCCAGGCCGTCACCGCCACCGCCTGTGCCGTTTCCACCACCGCCTCCACCGCCCGTCGTCCCCGCGCCGCGCGGTGGGCGGCTGAGGGTGGTGCTCCTGGTCGCGGCCGGCCTGGCGGCGCTGGCGGCCTTCACGCTGCTGGGCGTCTACACGCTCAACGGCGGGACGCTCGCGACGGGCGGGGCGGGTTCGCCGGAGACCGGCATGTTCACGGTGGTGTTCGTCGCCGCAGTGGCCGCGATCGTGGGAGCGGGCATCGTCGCCGCGGTCACCCGGGGATCACAGGCCGCCAGGGCCAGGGCGGAAGCCCAGCGTGACAGTGCCGTGGAACGGGCACAGTTGCTCGCCGCGGCGATGGACCCCGAGGTCGCCATGCGGGTCCTCGGCTACAAGGGCACCGATGAGCGGCCTTTACGCTGA
- a CDS encoding methyltransferase domain-containing protein: MARAEARRRGRSDIGFSVADAHALPFPDDTFDVVHAHQVLQHVGDPVLALREMRRVCRPGGIVAVRDSDYAAFTWFPEIPELDEWLDLYRRVARACGGEPDAGRRLLSWAHTAGFTDVSATSSTWCFATPEDRAWWGGMWAERVLKSDMARLALASGGATEGDLRRLSEGWRAWAGERDGWLSLLHGELICRV; this comes from the coding sequence GTGGCCCGCGCGGAGGCGAGGCGGCGCGGGCGCTCCGACATCGGGTTCTCCGTGGCGGACGCGCACGCGCTGCCCTTTCCCGACGACACCTTCGACGTCGTCCACGCCCACCAGGTACTTCAGCACGTCGGCGACCCCGTACTGGCGCTGCGCGAGATGCGGCGGGTCTGCAGGCCGGGTGGGATCGTCGCGGTGCGCGACAGCGACTACGCCGCGTTCACCTGGTTTCCCGAGATACCCGAACTGGACGAGTGGCTGGACCTCTACCGCAGGGTGGCGAGGGCGTGCGGCGGCGAGCCCGACGCCGGGCGGCGACTGCTGTCGTGGGCGCACACGGCGGGATTCACCGACGTCTCGGCCACCTCATCGACCTGGTGCTTCGCCACGCCCGAGGACCGAGCATGGTGGGGTGGCATGTGGGCCGAGCGGGTTCTGAAGTCCGACATGGCCCGCCTGGCCCTCGCCTCGGGCGGCGCCACCGAGGGGGACCTGCGCCGCCTCTCCGAGGGCTGGCGCGCCTGGGCCGGGGAGCGGGACGGCTGGCTGTCGCTGCTCCACGGCGAGCTGATCTGCCGCGTCTGA
- a CDS encoding DUF397 domain-containing protein: MDLSDAEWRKSGRSTNGGDCVEVAVVPGDPAVARHKADADRLYLVRDSKDPGGPALAFTRSEWDAFVGGVKDGEFD; this comes from the coding sequence ATGGATCTGTCCGACGCCGAGTGGCGTAAGAGCGGTCGCAGCACCAACGGAGGCGACTGTGTGGAGGTGGCGGTCGTCCCCGGTGATCCGGCCGTTGCCCGGCACAAGGCCGACGCCGATCGGCTTTACCTCGTCCGCGACTCCAAGGACCCGGGCGGCCCGGCTCTGGCGTTCACCCGGAGCGAATGGGACGCCTTCGTCGGCGGTGTGAAGGACGGCGAGTTCGACTGA
- a CDS encoding ATP-binding protein, translating into MTTGRQAVSPRSTVTLKGVPESVSMARSRVRELLGEGHPASDDVILLVSEVVTNSVLHSGSGGGGEVAMTVAVGSAAVLVEVCDAGSGASMPHVRNDPEAEGGRGMFLVDLLADNWGIQDDAPEGARTLWFEVVF; encoded by the coding sequence ATGACGACCGGACGGCAGGCCGTCTCACCTCGATCCACCGTGACCCTCAAGGGGGTTCCGGAATCGGTGTCCATGGCGCGGAGCCGGGTCAGGGAACTTCTGGGCGAGGGGCACCCCGCGTCCGACGACGTCATTCTCCTGGTGAGCGAGGTGGTGACCAACTCGGTGCTCCACTCGGGTTCCGGAGGGGGCGGAGAGGTCGCGATGACCGTGGCGGTGGGGTCGGCCGCCGTGCTGGTCGAGGTCTGTGACGCCGGGTCCGGCGCGTCGATGCCGCACGTGCGCAACGACCCCGAGGCGGAGGGCGGCCGAGGCATGTTCCTGGTGGACCTGCTCGCCGACAACTGGGGCATCCAGGACGACGCTCCTGAGGGCGCCAGGACGCTCTGGTTCGAGGTCGTCTTCTGA
- a CDS encoding DUF4082 domain-containing protein — MSKPVRDALDQTTDTTTTTTTTTTTTTTTVDAGRPRRLPLSLRRTRAFGRTVLKATVVAALAMGAVTGTPGSANAADRSTRAIDPVDIGSAASFGVLAGSSVGNSDSTTVTGDLGISPGNTLVGFPPGVVSGSTHLADATAAQAKADAVAAYNDIVGRAPTATVSPQLGGTTKGPGVYNSTSGNFSIDGTLTLDAQGDPGAVFIFKSTILTAASISNIALLRGAQADNVFWQVGDTATLGTYCTFRGNILAQNSVGVNSGANVIGRAFGLGITVSIQGTNSLPHTRVTVPNDPPTTTNLTVSASSAWTGYPITLTAAVQAVSGSIVPAGEVVFKDGSTVLGSAWHDDQGPARITVSDLVGGEHQIIAVYLGGDTFDHEALIHFAPSTSVPVTVNISDSLWDNSGTPAASQADPQPITVGVKFRATTSGTVTAVRFYKGAQNTGTHTGSLWTSGGSLLSSATFTDESPTGWQQATFATPVPITAGTTYIAAYHTTSGNYSVTRPYFTTSQTNGPLVALANGTEGGNGVYTYGATSTFPTSSVQATNYWVDVVFVPTNSLWDKVATPAVLSQPDSRGTTLGVKFKPTTNGKVSGVRFYKGAQNTGTHTVLLYAANGERLVGATSTPADETATGWQQVNFAAPVNVTAGTTYIAAYHTTSGNYSVTRPYFTSQYANGSLVALANGAEGPNGIYRYGITAGFPSLGYQSTNYWVDPVFNE; from the coding sequence ATGTCAAAACCCGTTCGCGACGCGCTCGACCAGACGACAGACACGACCACGACCACGACCACGACCACGACCACGACCACGACCACAGTCGACGCCGGGCGTCCCCGGCGCCTGCCGCTTTCCCTGCGCCGCACGCGAGCCTTTGGCCGCACCGTGCTGAAGGCGACCGTGGTCGCCGCCCTCGCGATGGGCGCGGTCACCGGCACACCGGGAAGCGCGAACGCGGCCGACAGGAGTACGCGCGCGATCGATCCGGTGGACATCGGCAGCGCCGCCTCGTTCGGGGTTCTAGCCGGAAGCTCGGTCGGCAACTCGGACTCCACCACAGTCACCGGCGACCTCGGGATAAGCCCGGGAAACACCCTGGTCGGCTTCCCCCCCGGCGTGGTGTCGGGGAGCACGCACCTGGCCGACGCCACCGCGGCGCAGGCCAAGGCCGACGCGGTCGCCGCCTACAACGACATCGTCGGGCGCGCCCCCACCGCCACCGTGTCCCCCCAGCTGGGCGGGACGACCAAGGGGCCGGGCGTCTACAACAGCACCAGCGGCAACTTCTCGATCGACGGAACCCTCACCCTTGACGCCCAGGGTGATCCGGGCGCCGTCTTCATCTTCAAGTCGACCATCCTCACCGCGGCCAGCATCAGCAACATCGCCCTGCTGCGCGGCGCCCAGGCCGACAACGTCTTCTGGCAGGTCGGCGACACGGCGACCCTGGGGACGTACTGCACGTTCCGCGGCAACATCCTGGCGCAGAACTCGGTTGGGGTGAACAGCGGCGCCAACGTCATCGGCCGCGCCTTCGGGCTCGGCATCACGGTCTCCATCCAGGGCACCAACAGCCTGCCGCACACCCGCGTCACCGTGCCGAACGACCCGCCGACCACCACGAACCTGACCGTCTCGGCGAGCTCCGCGTGGACCGGGTACCCGATCACCCTGACGGCCGCGGTGCAGGCGGTCAGCGGCTCGATCGTGCCGGCCGGCGAAGTGGTCTTCAAGGACGGTTCGACGGTCCTCGGCTCGGCCTGGCACGACGACCAGGGCCCCGCCCGGATCACGGTATCCGACCTCGTCGGGGGAGAGCATCAGATCATCGCCGTCTATCTCGGGGGCGACACCTTCGACCACGAAGCCCTGATCCACTTCGCGCCGAGCACGTCGGTGCCCGTCACCGTGAACATCTCGGACAGCCTGTGGGACAACTCGGGGACACCCGCCGCGTCGCAGGCGGATCCACAGCCGATCACCGTCGGCGTCAAGTTCAGGGCGACGACGAGCGGGACCGTGACCGCCGTCCGGTTCTACAAGGGCGCGCAGAACACCGGCACCCACACCGGGAGCCTGTGGACGAGCGGCGGCAGCCTCCTGAGCAGCGCCACCTTCACCGACGAGAGCCCCACCGGCTGGCAGCAGGCCACCTTCGCGACACCGGTGCCGATCACCGCCGGCACCACCTACATCGCCGCCTACCACACCACGTCCGGCAACTACTCGGTGACCCGGCCCTACTTCACCACCTCGCAGACCAACGGCCCGCTCGTCGCCCTGGCCAACGGCACCGAGGGCGGCAACGGCGTCTACACCTACGGTGCGACGAGCACCTTCCCGACGAGCAGCGTCCAGGCGACGAACTACTGGGTCGACGTCGTGTTCGTCCCGACGAACAGCCTGTGGGACAAGGTGGCGACGCCCGCCGTCCTGTCGCAGCCCGACTCGCGGGGAACCACCCTCGGCGTCAAGTTCAAGCCGACGACGAACGGCAAGGTGAGCGGGGTCCGGTTCTACAAGGGCGCGCAGAACACCGGCACCCACACCGTGCTCCTGTACGCCGCCAACGGCGAGCGGCTGGTCGGCGCCACCTCCACCCCCGCCGACGAGACCGCCACCGGCTGGCAGCAGGTCAACTTCGCGGCACCCGTCAACGTCACCGCCGGCACCACCTACATCGCCGCCTACCACACCACATCCGGCAACTACTCGGTGACCCGGCCCTACTTCACCTCGCAGTACGCCAACGGCTCCCTGGTCGCTCTGGCCAACGGCGCCGAAGGCCCCAACGGCATCTACCGATACGGCATCACCGCCGGCTTCCCGTCACTCGGCTACCAGTCGACGAACTACTGGGTCGACCCGGTCTTCAACGAGTGA
- a CDS encoding M14 family zinc carboxypeptidase, producing the protein MRRRLIVVFAALALLCLGVTGAGASAEPPPNSQYKVQGPSTSQQRSAIAATGAAIDQVDPDSVVVTASEAEVAEIKKLGHTVTKIPKSLSQTGPEQRSDFPSADSGYHNYAEMTAAVNQIVADHPAIARKISYGTSYEGRDLIAIKISDNVNVDEDEPEVLFTHHQHAREHLTVEMAIYLLNLLTDGYTTDGRIANLVNGREIWIMPDLNPDGGEYDIANGSYRSWRKNRQPNSGSSSVGTDMNRNWGYNWGCCGGSSGSTSSETYRGSAAESAPEVRAVSNWVRSRVVGGVQQVKAHIDWHTYGELILWPYGYTYNDTGPGLTQDDRDAHATLGQNMATTNNYTPQQASDLYITDGTIDDWLWGVHKIFSYTFEMYPASSSPGFYPPDEQIVPQTTRNREAVLRFLEYSDCVYRIIGKESQYCGTGTPPVTVYSDTFETATGWTANPSGTDTATSGQWERGVPQATTSSGAKQLGTTVSGTNDLVTGRLAGTAAGDHDIDGGVTAIQSPAITLPSTGTLNLSLSWYLAHGSNSSTADFLRVKVVGSTTTQVFQQLGAASNRNGAWAVATANLSAFAGQTVRILIEASDASTASLVEAGIDNVKITQQP; encoded by the coding sequence GTGAGACGCCGTCTGATCGTGGTGTTCGCCGCCCTGGCGCTGTTATGTCTCGGTGTGACCGGGGCGGGAGCCTCGGCCGAGCCGCCACCGAACAGCCAGTACAAGGTCCAGGGGCCGAGCACCTCTCAGCAGCGAAGCGCGATCGCGGCCACCGGTGCCGCGATCGACCAGGTCGATCCTGACTCGGTCGTGGTCACCGCCAGCGAGGCCGAGGTCGCCGAGATCAAGAAACTCGGCCACACCGTTACGAAGATCCCCAAGTCCTTATCCCAGACCGGACCCGAACAGCGTTCGGACTTCCCCTCCGCCGACTCCGGCTACCACAACTACGCCGAGATGACCGCCGCGGTGAACCAGATCGTCGCCGACCACCCGGCGATCGCCCGCAAGATCAGCTACGGCACCTCGTACGAGGGACGCGACCTGATCGCCATCAAGATCAGCGACAACGTCAACGTCGACGAGGACGAACCCGAGGTGCTGTTCACCCACCACCAGCACGCTCGCGAGCACCTGACCGTCGAAATGGCGATCTACCTGCTCAACCTGCTCACCGATGGTTACACCACCGACGGTCGGATCGCCAACCTGGTCAACGGCCGTGAGATCTGGATCATGCCGGACCTCAACCCCGACGGCGGCGAGTACGACATCGCCAACGGTTCCTACCGCTCCTGGCGTAAGAACCGGCAACCCAACTCCGGCTCGTCGTCCGTGGGCACGGACATGAACCGCAACTGGGGCTACAACTGGGGCTGCTGCGGAGGCTCCTCCGGCTCCACCTCCAGCGAGACCTACCGGGGTTCCGCGGCCGAGTCGGCTCCCGAGGTCAGGGCGGTGTCCAACTGGGTCCGCAGCAGGGTCGTCGGCGGGGTGCAGCAGGTCAAGGCGCACATCGACTGGCACACCTACGGCGAGCTGATCCTGTGGCCGTACGGCTACACCTACAACGACACCGGCCCCGGCCTGACCCAGGACGACCGCGACGCCCACGCGACGCTGGGCCAGAACATGGCCACCACCAACAACTACACCCCCCAGCAGGCCAGCGACCTCTACATCACCGACGGCACGATCGACGACTGGCTGTGGGGCGTCCACAAGATCTTCAGCTACACCTTCGAGATGTATCCGGCATCCTCCTCGCCGGGCTTCTACCCTCCCGACGAGCAGATCGTCCCGCAGACCACCCGTAACCGCGAAGCCGTGCTCCGCTTCCTGGAGTACTCCGACTGCGTCTACCGCATCATCGGCAAGGAGTCGCAGTACTGCGGCACCGGCACCCCGCCGGTGACCGTCTACTCCGACACCTTCGAGACGGCGACCGGCTGGACGGCCAACCCCTCGGGCACCGACACCGCCACCTCGGGCCAGTGGGAGCGCGGCGTCCCGCAGGCCACCACCTCCAGCGGCGCCAAGCAGCTCGGCACCACGGTCAGCGGCACCAACGACCTGGTCACCGGCCGCCTCGCCGGCACCGCGGCGGGTGACCACGACATCGACGGAGGCGTCACCGCCATCCAGTCACCGGCCATCACCCTGCCGTCGACCGGGACGCTGAACCTGTCGCTGTCGTGGTACCTGGCGCACGGTTCCAACTCCTCCACCGCCGACTTCCTGCGCGTCAAGGTCGTCGGCTCCACCACCACCCAGGTGTTCCAGCAACTCGGCGCGGCCTCCAACCGCAACGGGGCCTGGGCGGTCGCCACGGCCAACCTCTCCGCCTTCGCGGGCCAGACGGTCCGCATCCTGATCGAGGCCTCCGACGCCTCGACCGCATCCCTGGTCGAGGCCGGCATCGACAACGTCAAGATCACTCAGCAGCCCTGA
- a CDS encoding carboxymuconolactone decarboxylase family protein, producing the protein MSDHADDTAPDRRTRGLEIMKQVYGWDHVGDGPGDFFGMTVEHLFAEVWSREGISTRDRRLLLVGLLVGQGMDDEVGLQLDAALRTGDLTPDELREIVIFLTHYAGWPRGAKLNGQVEELIARVMKS; encoded by the coding sequence ATGAGCGATCACGCGGATGACACCGCTCCTGACCGCCGGACCCGCGGATTGGAGATCATGAAACAGGTCTACGGCTGGGATCACGTCGGGGACGGGCCGGGCGACTTCTTCGGGATGACCGTCGAGCACCTGTTCGCCGAGGTGTGGTCCAGGGAGGGGATCTCGACCCGCGACCGGCGGCTGCTGCTGGTCGGCCTGCTCGTCGGGCAGGGCATGGACGACGAGGTCGGGCTCCAGTTGGACGCGGCGCTGAGGACCGGCGACCTCACCCCCGACGAACTGCGCGAGATCGTCATCTTCCTCACCCACTACGCCGGGTGGCCCCGGGGAGCCAAGCTCAACGGCCAGGTCGAGGAGCTGATCGCCCGCGTCATGAAGTCCTAG
- a CDS encoding helix-turn-helix domain-containing protein, with amino-acid sequence MAELNRLRKDSGLTRVEVAERIGSTDTTVWRYETGLTRPRPSDVSALTDVYGVTGEARESLIQMAVEARRRGWWHPHRQALKPGFDSYIGLEAEASLVRSYEPLVVPGLMQTEPYARAVIEATSIVQTPSQVEETVSVRISRQRLLHGPGDPIHLVAVLDEAVIRRRIGGRDVMSEQLEHLVHLGALPNVEIRVAPFSAGAHAAMDGKFCLLSFPEPEVPDLLYLEQAASGLVPDDPEQVSRYASMFESLCEMALGQEASAAFIAQMARRFSTP; translated from the coding sequence ATGGCTGAACTGAACCGTCTGCGAAAGGACAGCGGGCTGACACGGGTGGAGGTGGCCGAGCGGATCGGCTCCACCGACACCACCGTCTGGAGATACGAGACGGGCCTGACCCGTCCCCGCCCCTCGGACGTGTCGGCCCTCACCGATGTGTACGGCGTGACCGGGGAGGCACGTGAATCCCTGATCCAGATGGCCGTGGAAGCCCGGCGGCGAGGCTGGTGGCACCCCCACCGCCAAGCCCTCAAACCGGGCTTCGACTCCTACATCGGGCTTGAGGCGGAGGCGTCGCTCGTGCGCTCGTACGAGCCGCTCGTCGTCCCCGGCCTGATGCAGACCGAACCGTACGCACGCGCGGTGATCGAGGCGACCTCCATTGTCCAGACCCCCTCCCAGGTCGAGGAGACGGTCTCCGTGCGCATCTCGCGCCAGCGGTTGCTGCACGGACCCGGTGACCCGATCCACCTTGTCGCGGTGCTCGACGAAGCAGTGATCCGGCGTCGGATCGGCGGGCGCGACGTCATGTCGGAGCAGTTGGAGCATCTCGTCCACCTCGGTGCGCTGCCCAACGTGGAGATCCGGGTCGCCCCGTTCTCCGCGGGAGCGCACGCGGCGATGGACGGCAAGTTCTGCCTGCTCAGCTTCCCCGAGCCCGAGGTTCCCGACCTGCTCTATCTGGAGCAGGCCGCGAGCGGGCTCGTGCCGGACGACCCGGAGCAGGTCAGCCGATACGCCTCCATGTTCGAGAGCCTCTGCGAGATGGCACTCGGCCAGGAGGCTTCGGCGGCTTTCATCGCCCAGATGGCGAGAAGGTTTTCCACCCCCTAG
- a CDS encoding nucleotide sugar dehydrogenase, with the protein MREKLVVIGQGYVGLPLAMRAVEAGFDVVGIDVDDRKVKRLDAAESYVEDIGDETLAAAHRSGRYLAATDYAAAEGFDVCVITVPTPLREGVPDLSHIGEAGESLAPLLRRGATVVLESTTYPGTTREYLLPLLEEGSGLHAPEDFHLGYSPERIDPGNTRWRLENTPKVVSGVDEASLERIRAFYARIVGEVVPVSSPQVAELCKLLENTFRHVNIALMNELSIFARQLDIDVWEAVDAASTKPFGYLRFTPGPGVGGHCLPIDPSYLSWKVKRSLGHNFRFVELANDINDHMPDHVVHRLVLALNQLRKPVNGSRVLALGLAYKKNTGDCRESPAIDVVRGLRKLGADVRAADPHVDCFLLPQDIEVVAFSERELAAADAVVVLSDHDCFDYELVQRASAFVLDTRNRCRGSNVERL; encoded by the coding sequence GTGAGAGAGAAACTGGTTGTGATCGGCCAGGGTTATGTCGGTCTGCCTCTCGCGATGCGGGCCGTCGAGGCGGGGTTCGACGTGGTGGGCATCGACGTCGACGACCGGAAGGTCAAACGGCTCGATGCCGCCGAGTCCTACGTCGAGGACATCGGGGACGAGACGCTGGCCGCGGCCCACCGCTCCGGCCGCTACCTGGCCGCCACCGACTACGCCGCCGCCGAGGGGTTCGACGTCTGCGTGATAACCGTGCCGACGCCGCTGCGCGAAGGCGTTCCCGACCTGAGCCACATCGGCGAGGCGGGGGAGTCGCTGGCCCCGCTGCTGCGGCGCGGCGCCACAGTGGTGCTGGAGTCCACCACCTATCCGGGAACCACCCGGGAGTACCTGCTGCCACTGCTGGAGGAGGGCTCCGGGCTGCACGCGCCGGAGGACTTCCACCTCGGCTACAGTCCCGAGCGGATCGACCCGGGCAACACGCGCTGGCGCCTGGAGAACACGCCGAAGGTGGTCTCCGGCGTCGACGAGGCGTCCCTGGAGAGGATCCGGGCGTTCTACGCGAGGATCGTGGGCGAGGTCGTCCCGGTCTCCTCGCCGCAGGTGGCCGAGTTGTGCAAGCTCCTGGAGAACACCTTCAGGCATGTCAACATCGCCCTGATGAACGAGTTGTCGATCTTCGCGAGGCAACTCGACATCGACGTCTGGGAGGCCGTCGACGCCGCCTCCACCAAGCCGTTCGGCTACCTGCGCTTCACTCCCGGGCCCGGTGTCGGCGGGCACTGCCTGCCGATCGACCCGTCGTACCTGTCGTGGAAGGTCAAGCGCAGCCTGGGGCACAACTTCCGGTTCGTGGAGCTGGCCAACGACATCAACGACCACATGCCCGACCATGTCGTGCACCGGCTGGTTCTCGCGCTGAACCAGCTGCGCAAGCCGGTCAACGGCAGCCGGGTGCTCGCGCTCGGCCTCGCGTACAAGAAGAACACCGGTGACTGCCGCGAGTCACCGGCGATCGACGTGGTCAGGGGCCTGCGCAAGCTGGGCGCGGACGTGCGGGCCGCCGACCCGCACGTGGACTGCTTCCTGCTGCCGCAGGACATCGAGGTTGTCGCGTTCTCGGAACGGGAGCTGGCGGCGGCGGACGCGGTGGTGGTTCTCAGCGACCACGACTGCTTCGACTACGAGCTCGTCCAACGGGCGAGCGCCTTCGTCCTCGACACCCGCAACCGCTGCCGCGGGTCCAACGTCGAGAGGCTGTGA